In the genome of Hyalangium minutum, the window GGGCGCGCAATGCCTTCGCGCTGGTCAGGCCCCCGGGGCACCACGCCGAGCCCGGCCGCTCCATGGGCTTCTGCCTCTTCAACAACGTGGCCATCGCGGCGGAGGCGGCGCGACGGCGCGGGCTGGAGCGCGTGCTGGTGCTGGACTGGGACGTGCACCACGGCAACGGCACCCAAGCCGCCTTCTGGGAGCGGCGGGACGTGCTCTACCAGTCCGTGCACCAATACCCGTATTACCCAGGCACGGGCGCGCCGCACGAGGTGGGCGCGGGCGAAGGGAAGGGCTTCACCGTCAACTGTGGCATCCCCGGCGCCGCCACGGACAAGGACTACCAGGCCGTCTTCGAGGAGCTCTTCCTGCCCATCGCCGAGGCGTTCCGGCCGCAGCTGGTGCTCGTGTCCGCGGGCTTCGATGCGCACCGGGCGGACCCCATCGGAGGAATGCTCGTCACGGAGCGGGGCTTTGCGGCGATGTGCTCGGCGATGAAGTCCCTGGCGGAGAGCGTGTGCGACGGCAGGCTGGTGCTTCTCCTGGAGGGCGGCTATTCGCTGGAGGGACTTTCCCAGTCCGTACATGCCTGCGTAGAGGTGCTCGCGGGCCGGCGGGACAGCTTCCCCACTGGGGAGACGACCTCGGACGCGATGAGGGCGCTGGCCCAGAGCCGCGAGGCGCTCAAGCCCTACTGGCCGAACCTCTGACGCCGGGCCCCGGGCCTACCAGGAGGCCACCCCGGGCTGCCGTTCCTGGGGCATGAAGCGGGCCACGGTGGACAGGAGCGCATCAAGGTCCAGTGGCTTCGGGAGGTAACCATTGACCCCGAGCCGGGAGACCTCGGCGGCGCTGAGGCCCTGTCCGGAGACGATGATGACGGGGATGTCAGCGAACTCCTCCTGGGAGCGCTGCCACGCGCGGAAGGCCCACCCGCTCACGTCGGGCATCATCAAGTCCAACAGGATGAGGTCCGGACGCAGGCCCTGCCTCAGCGCCTCCCGGGCCTCGCGCCCGCTGGCGGCGGTGACGACGTGGTAGCCCTCCATCTCAAGGGCGTCCTGGAGCGAAAACAAAATGTCGTGGTCGTCATCGACGACGAGCAGGCTCCTCAGTGGCTCCATGGCCCTCTCCTCCCTGCTATTCAGGGTGAGGACGATGACCCGGCCCTGCCACCAAGCCCCCTCTGCCCCGTGCCCGCAGGGAGACCAGGCAAGGTCACTCGCACGATCGCCCGAGCGTACATACCTAAAAGTACACGAAGGTTTTCCCACCGCTCGGCGCAATGACTCCAGGCACTTCCACCCATGGCATGAACAACTCCAGCGATGGGCATGACCGAGGTGTACGTCACGAAGCTCCCGGTCCTCGCGGGCCCGATACGTGGGAGCAGACAACCCCGGAAAACTCCCTGCACCTGCTCTCCGAGGCCGGCCGCCTGCTCTCCCAGCGGACGAGAGGGCTGCGCCGCATGCTCCGGGACGTGGCCCGCCTCACCACGGTGCATGGCCTGGCCACCTTCTGCCTGGTGGACCTCGTCACGCCCGAGGGGCAGCCGCAGCGGGTGGCGGCGGTGCACACGGATCCCGACCAGGAGGTCCGGCTCCGGGCCCTCGCCTGTCACCCGCGCTCGGACACGGCGTGCAGCCCGTGGCTGGAGGTGATCCACACGGGTGTGCCGCAGCGCTTCGTGGACTTCCCGGTGGAGATCCGCCGGCAGATGGGTGTGCTCCCGGAGCCCCTCGTGGCCCTGGAGGAGTTCGCGCCGCGCTCGGTGCTGATGGTTCCGCTGAAGGGGCGCCGGCGCGTGCTGGGCCTGCTGCTGCTGGGCCGGTGCGGGCCCGAGCCCGCCTATGGCCCGATGGACCTGGAGGTGGCCGAGGAGCTCGCGCGCACGGTGGTGGCGGCGATGGAGACCCGCAGACTGGCGCGCCGGGCGCGGCGGGCTGAGCGCCGGGCCCGGTTCATCGCCCGGGCGAGCCAGGCGCTGGCGGCCTCGCTCGACTTCCGCGTGACGCTGGACCGGGTGGCGCAGCTGGCGGTGCCGGTGGTGGCGGACCTGTGCACGGTGGACATGCTCGAGGAGGATGGGACGATCCGCCGGCTCGCGGTGGCGCACCGGGCGCCGGAGAAGGCGGCTGTGGCCTGGGAGTTGGAGCACCACTGGCCCTCCCGGCTGGATGATGCGTACGGACCAGGCCGGGTCATCCGCGAGGGCCAGCCGGAGCTGCGCGGCGATGTGCCGGACTCGAAGCTGCCCCGGGCGGCGCGGGACGGAGAGCACCTGCGCGCCCTGCGCTCACTGGGGCTGGAGTCGTACCTCACCACTCCGCTGCAGGCGCGCGGGCGGACGCTGGGAGCCATCACCTTCGCGTATGCCGGCTCCCACCGCCGCTACCGGCAGGCCGACCTGCGGCTGGCCATGGAGCTGGCGTCGCGCGCGGCCCTGGCGGTGGACAACGCCCTGCTCTACCGCGCCTCGCGAGAGGCGGTGCGACTGCGGGATGAGTTCCTCTCGGTGGCATCGCACGAGCTGAAGACGCCGCTCACGCCGCTGAACCTCCGGCTGCAGACGCTCCGGCGCGAGCTGGAGCGGAAGGGAGCACCGCTGGACCCGCTCCGTATTAAGGAGCACGTCGCGGTGCTACAGCGCCAGTGCAAGCGGCTGTCGACGCTGGCGGAGGGCCTGCTGGATGTGTCCCGCCTGGAGGCGGGCCGGCTGGTGCTGGACCTGGATTACGTGGACCTGTCGGCGCTCATGCGCGAGGTAGTGAGCCGGTTCGCAGCGCAGGCGGAGCGGACGAGCACGCTGCTGGAGGTGACCGCGCCGGAGCCCGTGGTGGGGCGCTGGGACCGCATCCGGCTGGAGCAGGTGGTGAGCAGCCTGCTGAGCAACGCGCTCAAGTACGGTGCGGGCCGCCCCATCCACATCAGCGTGGAGCAGGTGACCACCGGAGCACGGCTCACGGTGCGGGACGAGGGCATCGGCATCTCTCCGGAGCACCTGCCGCGCATCTTCGACCGCTTCGAGCGGGCGGTATCGGCGGAGCACTTCGGCGGGCTGGGGCTGGGGCTGTACCTGACGCGGCACCTGGTGGAGGCCTTTGGGGGGACCATCCGAGCCTTGAGCGAGCCGGGCAAGGGCTCCACTTTCGAGGTGAACCTACCACTGGCCTCACCGGCGGCTTGACGCAGGCCAGCACGTGGCCCAGCGTGCGCGGCCGTCGAGCGGCGCTCACGCAGGAGGGGCACGGATGGCTGAGACAAGATACGGAACGGCCCTCATCACCGGGGCCTCGAGCGGGCTGGGGTACGGACTGGCGCTGTGGTTCGCCAAGCGCGGCACGCGGGTGTTTGCCGCAGCGAGGCGGCTGCAGAACCTCCAGGCGCTCGCGGAGGAGGCCCGGGCGGCGGGCGGCACCGTGGAGCCGGTGGAGATGGACGTCTCTCGCACGGACGAGACGATGGCGCACCTCCAGAAGATCGACGCGGACTGCGGCGGGCTGGACCTGGTGGTGGCCAACGCGGGCGTGGGGCTGGACACCAACGGCAAGCGCTTCAAGTGGGAGCGCGCCAAGCAGGTGCTGGAGGTGAACGTGATGGGGGCGGCGGCCACGCTGAGCGCGGTGCTGCCACAGATGGTGGAGCGCAAGCGCGGACACCTCGTGGGCGTCTCCAGCCTCGCGGGGTTCCGGGGGCTGCCGAAGAACGCGGCCTACTCGGGCTCGAAGGCATTCCTGAGCACGTTCATGGAGAGCCTGCGGGTGGACCTGCGGGGCACGGGGGTGCGCGTCACCTGCATCTACCCGGGCTTCGTGAAGACGGACATGACGGCGCCCAACAAGCACCCCATGCCGTTCATGCTCGAGGCCGCCGAGGCCGCCGAGCTCATGGGCAAGGCCATCGTGCGCGGCCAGACGGTGTTCTCGTTCCCGTGGCAGACGCGGGCGGCGATGGGGGTGGCTCAAGCCCTCCCCAACGCCGTGTTCGATCCGCTGATGCGCAAGCTGCGCTGACGGGCTACTGCTGGCCCATCAGGAACTGCCGCTCGTCGATCTGGCCCTTCTGAGGGGTGACCTCCTTCGGCTCGGTCCCCTTCTTGAAGTACATGATCTTCATGCCCTTGGAGCTGTCCGAGGCGATCTTCCCCGTCTTCGAGTCGATCGGCAGCTTCACCAGATCCATGCTCTGCCACGGGTAGAACTCCGGCTGCGGCCGGTCCGCGATGGCCTTCTTCATGTACTCCAGCCAGATGGGCAGCGCGGCGCGGCCACCCGTCTCGAAGCGGTTGAGCGGGTGCGGGTTCAAGTCGTAGCCCACCCACGCCACCGTGACGAGATCCCTCGTGAAGCCGGAGAACCACGTGTCGAACGAGTCGTTCGTGGTGCCCGTCTTGCCCGCGGTGGGGCGGCCCAGGCGCTGAGCCGGACCGCCCGTGCCCTCGAGCACCACGCCGCGCATGAGGTGGGTGATGATGAAGCCGGTCTCCGGGCTCATGACCTGCTCGCCGGGCTCGAAGAGGCGCGCGTAGCCGGAGGCAACGCGATCCTGGAGCGGGGCCCACGGATCATCGAATGCGGTGTGGTCCTCGAGCGTGCGGCCGAAGCGATCCTCGATCTTGCGGACGAAGTACGTGGGCTTCTTGCGGCCGTAGCGGTTGAAGGTGGCGTACACCTGGGCCAGTTCCACCGGGTAGACGCACGAGGAGCCGAGCGCGGCGGAGAAGTCCATGTTCATCGGCGTGGACAGGCCCAGCGTCTTGGCCCACTCGGACATGTTCTTGGTGCCGATGGCGCCGAACGTCTTCACGGCGGGGATGTTCATGGAGTTGATGAGCGCGTTGCGCAGCAGCACGTCTCCGACGAACTCCTCGGTGTAGTTCTCCGGCTTCCAGGACACCTTGTTGTCCGGGTCGTGCTCGACGATGGGCGAGTCCACGATGATGGTGGCCTCGGTCCACTTCAGCTTCTCGATGGCGGCCGAGTACACCAGCGGCTTGTACGAGCTGCCAGGCTGGCGGCACGCCTGAAACGCGCGGTTGAACTCGTTGTCGTCGAAGTCGTACCCGCCCACCATGGCGGTGAGGTACTGCCGGTGCGGGTCGATGGAGACGAGCGCGCTCTGGGGCTCGGGCAGCTGCTCCAGCCGGAAGAGGTAGGGGCCCTTGCGGGAGGGCTTGGCCGCCTCGGCGGTCTTCGCGTCGGCCTCCTCCGGGGCGATCTCCTCCTCACCCTCCTTGGGAGGCTCGGCGGGCTTCTCCTCGTCGTCGGGGATCAGCGCGGCCATGCTCTTGTCGTACTGCTCCTTATCGTCCCACAGGCCCTTCTTCTTCACGTGCCGGACGACGATCAGGTCTCCCTCGTTCACGGCCTTCTTCACCGAAGAGATCATCCCGCCCACGGAGTAATAGGACTCGGGGTTGACCTTGCGGGCCCAGCGCATGCCGAGCAGCGGCAGCCGGCCGGCGTACGGGCCCACCTGGATGTCGGCGCCCTTGCCGTCCGCGTCGATCTTCGTGACGACGGCGACATAGAGCCGGTTGAGGATGAGCTCCTCCTTGGCCATGACCTTCTTGGAGCGGTCAATGAAGGCCTTGCGCTCGTCCTCGGACAGGGGCTTCTCGGTGAGAGGCCCGCGCCAGCCCTGGCGCTTGTCCAGCGTGAGCAGGCCGCGGAGCACCGCCTCCTGCGCGGCGCGCTGCCGCTCGCTGTCCATGGTGGTGAAGACCTTCAGGCCCTGCTCCAGCAGCGCGGGGTTGCCGTAGCGCTCGACGATGTCGCGGCGGGCCTGCTCGACGAAGTACGGGGCGAACTCGTGGAACACGTCCTCCACGGGGTAGACGTTCACGGGCTCGGCCGTGGCCTCGTCATGCTCCTTCTGGGTGATCATCCCCTCCACGAGCATGCGGCGCAGCACGTACTCGCGGCGCTTCTTCGCGGCCTCCGGGCGCAGGAACGGCGAGTAGCGGCTGGGCGCCTGGGGCAGTCCGGCGATGAGCGTCATCTCGCCCAGCGTCAGGTCCTTCACGTCCTTGCGGTAGTAGTTCTCCGCCGCGCTCTGCACGCCGTAGCTGTGGTGCCCGAGGAAGACGTTGTTCAGGTAGAGGTAGAGGATCTCCTCCTTCGTCAGCGCCGCCTCCAGGCGCATGGCGAGGATGGCCTCGCGAATCTTGCGCTTGGGCGTCTTGGCGGTGGCCTCCTTGTAGCCCTCGGCGGCGATGAGGACCGCCTTGGCCGTCTGCTGCGTCAGGGTCGAGCCACCCTGCACGCCGCCGCCGCGCAAGCCCAGCTTGGTGAGCACCGTCTTCGTGACGGCGCGCGTCGTGCCCAGCACGTCCACGCCGAAGTGGTCGAAGAAGCTCGAGTCCTCGCTGGCGATGAAGGCCTGCACCAGGCGCTTGGGGATGCGCTCATAGGGCACCACCTTGCGCCGCTGGTTGTAGAACTCGCCGGCCAGCACCGCGTCGTCCGTGTAGACCTCGGTGACGATAGGGGGCCAGTACTCGTCCACCTTGGGGATGGCCGGCAGGCCCTGCGAGAAGATGTAGTACACCGCCAGCACGCCTACGGCTCCGGCGGTAGCGCCCGTGAGGGTCAGCCATCCCAGGAGCTTGAGGGGAAAGAGCCACCAGCGAGGCTTCTTGCCTTCGGTGAGGACAAGCTTCGAGCGGCGGCGGTCGATGTTCGGAGTCGGAGTGCTCATGACGGTTCCAGCGCAGCTCTTCTGAGTATGTCCTTCAGCTCTGGAGGCAACTGCGCCTCCACCGTCACCTTCCCACCGTGTTGGGGGTGCGGAAATTCGATGCGCTCGGCGTGCAGGAACAAACGTTTCAAGCCCCACCGGGCCCGCACATCCCGGTTGAAGGCAAAGTCACCATACTTCTTGTCTCCCGCAACGGGGTGCCCCACTGCGGCCAGGTGCCTTCTTATCTGATGCGTGCGCCCTGTCTCGATGGAGCAGGAGAGCAGCGCCACCTCGCTCGACTGCCGGATGACCTTCCATCGGGTGAGGGCCTCCTGCATGTTCACCCCTCGACGGGCCTTGGACTCGGCCGTCTGCTGGTGCTCCGACAACGGCAAGTCGATGACACCCGAGTCCTTCGGCATCTTCCCCTTCACCAGGGTGATGTAGCGCTTCCGCGATTTACCCTCAGTGAAAACTTCCGTGAAATGCACCATCGCCGGGCGGCGCTTGGCCACGAGGATGACGCCGGAGGTCTCCCGGTCGAGCCGATGTGCGGGGGAGGCGGTGAAGTCGTTGCGGACGGCCTTGGGCCCCAGGTAGGCACGCACATAGTCCACCAGGGTACCCCCCGTAATTCCGGAGCCGGTGTGGACGGCCATGCCGCTGGGCTTGTCGACGGCCATCATCCAGTCGTCCTCCAGGAGGATGACGAGCTCGGAGGGGTCCACGAGGGGTGGCGGGGGTGGGGTGCGGGGCCCGGACTTGGCGGGACCTGTTAGCTGCTGCTCATCTCCGCGGATGGCGATGACGTCCCCGGGGGCGAGCAGCTGCTCGGGCTGGGCCCGCTTGCCGTTCACGCGGACCTTCTTGACCCGGATCATCTTGAAGAGATGGCTGGTGGGGACGTTGGGCAAGCGCTTGCGCAGGTACTTGTCCAGGCGCATGCCGTTACTGTCCTCTTCGATTCGGTACTCGATCATTTGTTCTTTGCACGGGACCAGACCACACGAATAATGGCTGGTCCATGCCGAAGGCTCCCAGTATCGAGAAGCTGCTTCAAAGTGGCTCGGCCGAGTGGAACAAGCTCCGCAAGGCCGGCCAGGTGCCCACCGACCATACAGGCGCCACGTTCACCCAACTCTTCTCCGCGAACGCGGACCTCTCAGGGCTCGAGCTCGTGGGCTCGGAGTGGGAGCGGTGCGACCTGTCGAAGATGAACTTCCGGGACGCGGACCTGTCGAACGCGTACTTCCACGGCGGACGGTTGCAGGACTGTGACTTCCGCGGTGCGAACCTCGAGGGGGCGACCTTCGAGAAGCTGAAGTTGCTGCGCTGCGACTTCACGGGAGCCACGGGACTGGACGACGTCGAGATGGAGGACGTCGACATGGACCGGGTGGTGGGACTGGATGGCGAGGAGGCCCCTCCCCCGCCGCCTCCCCCAGCCCAGGGGATTACGGCGTTCACGCGTGAGCAGCGCGAGAAGGCGCTGGGCGCGGCGGCCGCGGCCGTGGTGGGCCCGCTGCAGGAGGAGCTGCCTCCGTTCAAGCCGCAGGATCCGCCGGGCGCGCTGTTCTTCCGGGCGCTGAAGCGCCAGGCGGCTCCGCCGGTCTGGGTGCTGGACGTGCCGGGCTTGAGGCCGCTGGTGCCGCAGCGGCTGCCCCCGGGCTCGTCGCTGGAGGCCATGTACCGCGAGGCGGTGAAGTCCCGGCTGGAGAACAAGAAGCCGGGGGCGGACCCGAACGCGGTGGAGCGGGCGCAGAAGGCGCTGCGGATGGGCGGGAAGGACGCGGCGGTGGCGGCCATGTACCTGCGCGAGGTCGGCGTGCTGCCGCTGTTCCGGTTCTCGGCGGCGAAGGTGCTGAAGGACGCACTGCGGGCCGAGGTGGACGTAGATGACCTGACGGGCGCGATTGATCCGCGGGTGACGGGCGCGCTGCTGGAGCTGCGGCTGACGCACGAGGTGGTGGAGCACCTGCAGGAGGCACGCAAGCGGCTGGCGGCGACGCAGTTGTACACGGCGCTGCTGGAGGCGGGCTTCAACCCGGAGAACAACTGGGAGGAGGCGCTGGAGTCGGCCGAGCCGGCGATGGAGCTGGCGCAGGCGGCGACGGCGGAGAACCGCAACGCGCTGTTCGAGGGCTTCCAGGTGTTCGCGGCACTCCCGGAGGAGGCGCGGCTGCGACGGCTGGCGTACCTGGCGGAGACGGTGTCGAACCTGGAGCTGGTGAGCCGGCTGCCAGAGGGCATGGAGCCGCAGTGGCTGACGGGCCCCGAGACGCGCGAGTGCCACGAGCGGGAGATGACGTACGTCCAGGCGCTGAAGGCGGCGGACATCCCGGTGAAGGTGGCGGCGCTGGCGAAGACGGAGCTCGGCGTGCCCGAGGGCGAAGTGCCCGAGGACAGCGACGACGACCTCTTCATCCACCTGCGCTGTGACGTGTGCGGCAAGGAGAAGCTGATCGTCCAGTCCCAGGTGGACTGAGCGAGGCGTCTACTCCGCGAGGACTTCCCGGGCCGTGTCCAAGAAGGCCCGGAACGCCGGGGAGACCTGGGTGCGGCTGGGGAAGAAGAGGAACAGCCCTGGCACGTGCGCCGCGTAGGGCTCGAGCACCAGCCGCAGGGTGCCGAGCTTCAGCTGGGCCGCCACCGAGGGCTCGAAGGCGTACAGGAGCCCCAGGCCCTCCTGAGCCATGGTGATCATCAGCCGCTCGTTGTTGCACGTGAACGGTCCACGGACCGGGACGCGCCACGTCTTCTTTCCCTGCTCGAGCTCCCACGCGTAGGACGCCCCCGTGCCAAAGCGGTAGCAGATGCAGTCATGCGTGAGGAGATCCTTGGGCCGCTTGGGGACGCCCCGCCTCTCCAGATAGGACGGTGCGCCGACGACGATGAACCGGCTGGCCTCCGTCAGCCGGACGTGCACCATGTCGCGCTCCAGAAACTCCTCCAGCCGGATGCCGGCATCGAAGCCCTCGGCGACGATGTCGATCCGCTGGTTGTCGACCTGAATCTCGAGCTCGACCTCGGGGTAGCGCTCGGCGAACCGGGGCACCAGGGGCGTGATGACGGGCAGCACGGAGATGTCGGGCACGGTCAGGCGGACCCTCCCTGTCACGGTGCCCCGCTGAGAGGACGTGTTCTTCATGGCCTCGAGGGCCTGGTTGACGGCCGGACTGGCTTGCTCGAACAAGCGGCGGCCCGCTTCGGTGAGCGCCACACTCCGGGTGGTCCGTGAGAGCAGGGTTACCCCCAGCCGGGACTCCAGCTGCCGGACGGACTGGCTCAGGGCAGAAGAAGAGATGCCCAGTTCCTTCGCGGCGGCGGCGAAGCTGCGGCGCCGAGCGACCTCCAGGAACTGGTTCAGGGCATTGAGGGGCGTGAAGGCCATTCTGAAGATTTCCTAAAGAGCACGTCCACATTCTGCCTGTTTCGCGAAACGAATCTCCAGAGCAGATTTGGGACCCATCCATCCTCACGAACTCAAACGGAGTCACCGATGCTGAAGACCCCCGCCTATGCCACCGCTGCTCCCAACAAGCCGCTGGCGCCCACCACCATCGATCGGCGCGAGCCCGGCCCGCGTGACGTGCTCATCGACATCCTCTTTAGCGGCGTGTGCCACTCCGACATCCACCAGGCCCGCGACGAGTGGGGCGGCGCCCTGTTCCCCATGGTGCCCGGGCACGAGATCATCGGCCGGGTGAAGCAGGTGGGCCCGCAGGTCAGCAAGTTCAAGACCGGGGACCTCGTGGGCGTCGGGTGCATGGTGGACTCCTGCCGCGACTGCGGCACGTGCCACAAGGACCTCGAGCAGTTCTGCGAGAGGGGCATGGCCGCCACGTACAACGGGACGGAGATGGACCGGAAGACGCCGACCTACGGCGGCTACTCGACGCAGATCACCGTGGCCGAGCACTTCGTGCTGAAGGTGCCGGAGAACCTGGACCCCGCGGGTGCGGCGCCGCTGCTGTGCGCGGGCATCACGACCTACTCTCCGCTGCGGCAGTGGAACTGCAAGAAGGGCGACCGCGTCGGCGTGGTGGGGCTGGGCGGACTGGGCCATATGGCGGTCAAGCTCGCGGTGTCGATGGGCGCCGAGGTGACGATGCTCAGCACGTCTCCCTCCAAGGAGGCGGATGCGCGCAAGCTGGGTGCGCAGGGGTTCGCGCTCACCAAGGACGAGGCCACGTTCAAGAGGTTGGCCAACCACTTCGATCTCATCATCAACACCATCTCGGCGCCCCACGACTACAACAAGTACATGGGGATGGTGCGTCCGCAGGGCGCGATGGTGATTGTGGGCGTCCCGCCGGAGCCTACGCCCGTGTCCGCGTTCTCGCTGATTGGGGGGAACAAGCGGCTGGCCGGCTCGATGATCGGGGGCATCCGCGAGACGCAGGAGATGCTCGACTACTGCGGCAAGCACCAGATCGTCTCGGACGTCGAGATCATCCCCATGCAGAAGATCAACGAGGCCTATGAGCGCATGATCAAGAACGACGTGCGCTACCGCTTCGTCATCGACATCGCGTCGCTCAAGCAGGCGTAGGCAACACCGGCGCGGCCGCCCCCGTGGCTCAGCTCACCGCGGGAGGCGGCGCTGCCGCGTACTTCTGGCGCAGCAGCTCATCCGTCGTCACCACGGCAATCCCGAGGCGCTTCAGGCGGGTGAGCACGTCCCCCAACACCCGAACCGTCTGCGGGTGGATGTCGTGGAAGAGGATCGCCCCACCCGTGGTCTGCACGCCGCCCGGCACCGCGAAGACGTTCGCCAGGATGCGCGGGTCATCGTTGCGGTAGCGCCAGTCCCACGAGTCCGCGTTCCACAGCACCGCCATGTTCCCGCGTGCGTGGATGACCTCCTTCACCACGTTGTCCATCGAGCCATACGGTGGGCGCATCTGCACCATCGGATGGGAGCGGCCCAGCGCGGCATCCACCGCCGCCTGTGCCGCATTGAGCTGCCGCTCGATCTCCTCCCGGCTCACCTTCACGTAGTCCGGATGGTCATCGCTGTGGTTCCCCAGGGTGTGCCCCTCCGCGACGATGCGGCGGATCAGCTCGGGATACTCGCGCGCCTTCTTGCCGAGCACGAAGAACGTGGCCTTCGCTCCGTAGCGCTTGAGGATGTCCAGCACCTTCGGCGTGTTCACCGGGTGCGGCCCGTCATCGAACGTGAGCGCGGCCTTCCCCTGGAAGCGCTCGGGCCAGAAGATCCCCTTCACCGCAGGCGGCTGCACGGGCTTCTCCGCGCGATTCGCTGGAGGCAACTCGATCGTCATGCCCACTGGCAGCCGGTTGGGGTCCGGAAGGATGTCCTTGTTCAGCTCCGCGATCTCCGTCCAGCGCTTGGGATCTCCCAGCTTCGCCTTGGCTACCGACCCGAGCGTGTCCTTGGCGTGGATGGTGTACGTGGCATTGCGTCCGGGAGAGGCGGGCGTCGTCGCGGCAGGCGTTCTGGAACCAGTGGCAGGCATGGCGTTCCTCCCGAGCAGGGTCTCCCCATCGTAACGCTCGGGACCGCCAGCCGCCGCCAGGCCCCAGGCACTCCCTGCTCCCCAAGGGATCACGTCGACTGGCCGACACTCCCGGGCTCAGTGGGCAGGGAATACGCCACCGTGGGAGGCAGCATCACCTTCACCTTGTCCCCCGGGCGGATCACCCCCGGCCGCTCCACCCACCCCACCAGCCCGCGCCGGTGGTGTGCCGCCTTCACGAACCGGCTCGCCAGCCCTGCCTGCTCCGGGTGGTGGGCCTCCAGCGCCCGGCCCGCCTTCCGGCACGGCTCGTTCTCCCCCTCCACCACCAACGCCACGTCCTCGGGAAAGAAGAGCCGCGTTCCCGGCGGCAGCTGCGTCAGCCCCGGCACTCCGGCCAGCTCCAGGTTCGCGCCCAGCCACGCCGCCAGCACCTGGGGCAGCCCGAGCGCCTCGGCCATCAGCGCCAGTTCCTCCGTAGACACCAGGGACACCTGCCGCGTGTTGCGCACCAGCGTCCCCTTGGGGAACCACGGCGTGCGCACGTCCGCCTTCCGCGTCAGCCCCGAGTGCCGATCTCCCACGAAGCCCTCGAAGCCCACCTTCACCTCGGGCATGTCCCGCGTGACATGGTTCTTCGGCTCGGCCCCAATGAGGACGCGCACCGTACGGGCTGTCAGCTGCATCGCCATGGCCCTCCTTAGAAGAGCGCGAGTTGCTGCGGCTTGCTCCCGAGCGCCCGGGCGTCGATGCCCTGCTCCCGGAGGAGCTGCGCCAGCTCTTCCTTGAAGCCGTGGTGGGTGATGACCTCGCGAGCCCCTGTGTCCTTCACGTACTTCACCAGCGAGGGGCAGTCCGCGTGGTCCGACACCGGGAACGCCACCTGCGCCCCGTAGCGGTACGCCGCACCCGGGTCCAGCGCCCAGCCCGTCAGCACCGCCGTCGCCCGAGGCCACAGCCCCGACAGCCCGCCTCCGCGCGCCAGGTGCGGCGGGAAGAAGAGCACCTCGCCCGGCTCGACCTTGCCGTCGAAGCGCCGCAGCCGCTCGATGGTGACTCCCAGCTCCGTGTAGAGCTGTGCCATCTCGAAGATGGACGCGTGCGCCACCAGCGAGAGGCCCTTGCCCGCGAGGTACTTCATCGCCTCCTGGCTCTTGCCCAGCGGGTAGCCGAGCAGCACCGGCACCGTGCCCCGCTCCAGCTGCTGGCGCACCCACGCCTCCACCTTCGCCAGCACCTCGTCCTTCGGAGGGAACCGATAGCGCGGATGGCCGAACGTGGCCTCGATGACGAGCGTGTCGCACTCGGCCACCTGCACGGGCTCGGCCGTGAGCGAGGGCACCACGTTCAGGTCCCCCGTGTAGACGATGCGCTTGCCGTCCGAGCGGATGACCCGGATCTGCGCGCTGCCCAGGATGTGCCCCGCGGGCAGCAGCTCCAGCGTCAGGGAGCCCAGCTCGAAGATCTGGTTGAACGGCACCGCCAGCGGCGCGCCCACAGGCCCCAGCCGGTGCGTCATGAAGCGCAGCGTGGCCGCCGTGGAGATGGTGGCCTCGTGCCGAGCGATGTGGTCCGTGTGGCCGTGGCTGACGAAGGACAGCGGACTCTTGCGTGTCGCGTCCAGCGACAGCGGGGTCCCTGTCAGGTGCAGTCCGTTTCGCCTCAGCTCGACGCTCATGCGGAAGCTTTCCCTATAGCGCGCCCCGAGCCCCCTGTGTCCTTCATCTTCGCTTTCGCCCGCCCGTCGCCTCAGCACCCGGGCAGCCACCCT includes:
- a CDS encoding penicillin-binding protein 1A, which produces MSTPTPNIDRRRSKLVLTEGKKPRWWLFPLKLLGWLTLTGATAGAVGVLAVYYIFSQGLPAIPKVDEYWPPIVTEVYTDDAVLAGEFYNQRRKVVPYERIPKRLVQAFIASEDSSFFDHFGVDVLGTTRAVTKTVLTKLGLRGGGVQGGSTLTQQTAKAVLIAAEGYKEATAKTPKRKIREAILAMRLEAALTKEEILYLYLNNVFLGHHSYGVQSAAENYYRKDVKDLTLGEMTLIAGLPQAPSRYSPFLRPEAAKKRREYVLRRMLVEGMITQKEHDEATAEPVNVYPVEDVFHEFAPYFVEQARRDIVERYGNPALLEQGLKVFTTMDSERQRAAQEAVLRGLLTLDKRQGWRGPLTEKPLSEDERKAFIDRSKKVMAKEELILNRLYVAVVTKIDADGKGADIQVGPYAGRLPLLGMRWARKVNPESYYSVGGMISSVKKAVNEGDLIVVRHVKKKGLWDDKEQYDKSMAALIPDDEEKPAEPPKEGEEEIAPEEADAKTAEAAKPSRKGPYLFRLEQLPEPQSALVSIDPHRQYLTAMVGGYDFDDNEFNRAFQACRQPGSSYKPLVYSAAIEKLKWTEATIIVDSPIVEHDPDNKVSWKPENYTEEFVGDVLLRNALINSMNIPAVKTFGAIGTKNMSEWAKTLGLSTPMNMDFSAALGSSCVYPVELAQVYATFNRYGRKKPTYFVRKIEDRFGRTLEDHTAFDDPWAPLQDRVASGYARLFEPGEQVMSPETGFIITHLMRGVVLEGTGGPAQRLGRPTAGKTGTTNDSFDTWFSGFTRDLVTVAWVGYDLNPHPLNRFETGGRAALPIWLEYMKKAIADRPQPEFYPWQSMDLVKLPIDSKTGKIASDSSKGMKIMYFKKGTEPKEVTPQKGQIDERQFLMGQQ
- a CDS encoding RluA family pseudouridine synthase is translated as MIEYRIEEDSNGMRLDKYLRKRLPNVPTSHLFKMIRVKKVRVNGKRAQPEQLLAPGDVIAIRGDEQQLTGPAKSGPRTPPPPPLVDPSELVILLEDDWMMAVDKPSGMAVHTGSGITGGTLVDYVRAYLGPKAVRNDFTASPAHRLDRETSGVILVAKRRPAMVHFTEVFTEGKSRKRYITLVKGKMPKDSGVIDLPLSEHQQTAESKARRGVNMQEALTRWKVIRQSSEVALLSCSIETGRTHQIRRHLAAVGHPVAGDKKYGDFAFNRDVRARWGLKRLFLHAERIEFPHPQHGGKVTVEAQLPPELKDILRRAALEPS
- a CDS encoding pentapeptide repeat-containing protein, with amino-acid sequence MPKAPSIEKLLQSGSAEWNKLRKAGQVPTDHTGATFTQLFSANADLSGLELVGSEWERCDLSKMNFRDADLSNAYFHGGRLQDCDFRGANLEGATFEKLKLLRCDFTGATGLDDVEMEDVDMDRVVGLDGEEAPPPPPPPAQGITAFTREQREKALGAAAAAVVGPLQEELPPFKPQDPPGALFFRALKRQAAPPVWVLDVPGLRPLVPQRLPPGSSLEAMYREAVKSRLENKKPGADPNAVERAQKALRMGGKDAAVAAMYLREVGVLPLFRFSAAKVLKDALRAEVDVDDLTGAIDPRVTGALLELRLTHEVVEHLQEARKRLAATQLYTALLEAGFNPENNWEEALESAEPAMELAQAATAENRNALFEGFQVFAALPEEARLRRLAYLAETVSNLELVSRLPEGMEPQWLTGPETRECHEREMTYVQALKAADIPVKVAALAKTELGVPEGEVPEDSDDDLFIHLRCDVCGKEKLIVQSQVD
- a CDS encoding LysR family transcriptional regulator, whose translation is MAFTPLNALNQFLEVARRRSFAAAAKELGISSSALSQSVRQLESRLGVTLLSRTTRSVALTEAGRRLFEQASPAVNQALEAMKNTSSQRGTVTGRVRLTVPDISVLPVITPLVPRFAERYPEVELEIQVDNQRIDIVAEGFDAGIRLEEFLERDMVHVRLTEASRFIVVGAPSYLERRGVPKRPKDLLTHDCICYRFGTGASYAWELEQGKKTWRVPVRGPFTCNNERLMITMAQEGLGLLYAFEPSVAAQLKLGTLRLVLEPYAAHVPGLFLFFPSRTQVSPAFRAFLDTAREVLAE